From the genome of Dryobates pubescens isolate bDryPub1 chromosome 9, bDryPub1.pri, whole genome shotgun sequence, one region includes:
- the LOC128897445 gene encoding translation initiation factor IF-2-like, with the protein MPQFQIQLAVPQLYNERSMRARLSPARTRGRRNPALSPDAGCREGLPGTVRGGGGAQGRLPPARHAYGFPRGGRRRRPAQRIGRKVAALRGGVSANCPSASPPANTKRRERKREHGGVKRESFGSTASSWQGRSSAPSKTGRQESPAPGTTGEKHGGKQTKRVKEAPSWEKGRSPKAPRRIAAGRSASDPGDCPAGRREVRRRRSPRVWGSRRRPQEKEVCSPPPTGLRHQGAGKLPPSPGPASPATAPRGQSPHPRPLTCWAGGRPARFLAERCTPAKFRASAGGRGQGRERGQERGGGAGSSRRRGAEGTGGGGGRTRLCKATPGYSLGKKKLLPAPLPPPAPLLAAPTAAALSPRAQLTPGGAPPRSRPRRTQPQPRPAPSRCCRRHRPAEGRGRLGAPVVTGGTAAAPLPVRRSAGVSKLGGYY; encoded by the exons ATGCCACAGTTTCAGATCCAGCTTGCAGTACCACAGTTATACAATGAGAGATCCATGCGTGCGCGGCTCTCCCCGGCGAGGACCAGGGGACGAAGAAATCCTGCATTATCCCCCGATGCCGGGTGTCGAGAGGGGCTTCCCGGAACGGTCAGGGGAGGCGGCGGCGCGCAGGGCCGTCTCCCTCCCGCACGCCACGCATACGGCTTCCCGCGGGGCGGCCGCCGCCGCAGACCCGCGCAGCGGATAGGCAGGAAGGTGGCAGCACTCCGGGGTGGCGTTTCTGCGAACTGCCCATCCGCCAGCCCTCCCGCAAACACTAAACGgcgggagaggaagagggagcaTGGTGGGGTCAAACGGGAGAGTTTCGGCAGTAccgccagcagctggcagggcaggtcTTCAGCCCCTTCCAAAACGGGGCGACAGGAAAGCCCGGCTCCCGGCACCACCGGGGAGAAGCACGgaggcaagcaaacaaaacGCGTCAAGGAAGCCCCAAGCTGGGAGAAAGGCCGCTCCCCCAAAGCTCCGCGGCGAATAGCCGCCGGCCGCTCCGCGTCTGACCCCGGGGACTGCCCCGCCGGGCGGCGGGAGGTGCGCAGACGTCGCTCCCCGCGGGTATGGGGGTCTCGCCGTCGGCCCCAGGAAAAGGAAgtttgctctcctcctcccaccGGCCTCCGCCACCAAGGAGCCGGCAAGCTCCCACCCTCCCCCGGCCCGGCCTCCCCCGCTACGGCTCCCCGGGGGCAGTCGCCGCATCCCCGACCCCTTACCTGCTGGGCAGGCGGCCGGCCGGCACGATTCCTCGCCGAGCGCTGCACACCCGCCAAGTTTCGGGCAAGCGCAGGGGGTCGGGGGCAGGGTCGTGAACGGGGGCAGGAGCGCGGAGGAGGAGCGGGGTCTTCTAGGCGGCGGGGAGCAGAAGGCACGGGTGGGGGAGG GGGCCGTACGCGCCTCTGCAAAGCGACCCCCGGCTAcagtctggggaaaaaaaaacttctGCCCGCGCCGCTGCCACCGCCGGCTCCGCTGTTAGCGGCACCCACCGCCGCCGCGCTCTCCCCTCGCGCCCAGCTGACTCCCGGCGGggccccgccccgctcccgcccCCGTCGCACGCAGCCGCAGCCCCGGCCCGCGCCTAGCCGCTGTtgccgccgccaccgccccgCCGAGGGCAGGGGGCGGCTGGGAGCTCCGGTGGTGACGGGCGGCACGGCGGCGGCACCCCTTCCCGTGAGGAGAAGCGCTGGGGTTAGCAAGTTAGGAGGCTATTACTGA